A single window of Microbispora hainanensis DNA harbors:
- a CDS encoding WecB/TagA/CpsF family glycosyltransferase: MGGVLLDPLTEAQVVARVMAAAERGAGGHIVTPNVDICRAAARDPSLRALIDAAELAVADGMPLVWASRLLGRPLPERVTGADLIWSLTGAAAARGLPVYLIGGPPGVAVAARDTLCERHQGLVVAGVHAPPYGFETDPAALAEVRERLVAARPSLVFVGLGFPRQDRLIAELRADLPGAWFVGCGAAIAFAAGSVRRAPGWMGDHGLEWLYRLISEPKRLARRYLVDDLPFACRILSGALLRRVFRARVLRRVRRKG; the protein is encoded by the coding sequence GTGGGCGGCGTGCTGCTCGACCCGCTCACCGAGGCCCAGGTCGTCGCCCGGGTGATGGCCGCGGCAGAGCGCGGCGCGGGCGGCCACATCGTCACGCCGAACGTGGACATCTGCCGTGCCGCCGCCCGTGATCCCTCGCTGCGTGCGCTGATCGACGCGGCCGAGCTCGCCGTGGCCGACGGCATGCCGCTGGTCTGGGCGTCACGCCTGCTCGGACGCCCACTGCCGGAGCGGGTGACCGGAGCCGACCTGATCTGGTCGCTGACCGGGGCCGCCGCGGCCCGCGGGCTGCCCGTCTACCTGATCGGGGGACCGCCCGGCGTCGCCGTGGCGGCGCGTGACACGCTGTGCGAGCGGCATCAGGGGCTGGTCGTGGCGGGCGTCCACGCTCCGCCGTACGGGTTCGAGACCGACCCGGCGGCGCTGGCAGAGGTGCGGGAGAGACTCGTGGCCGCGCGGCCGTCGCTGGTCTTCGTGGGGCTCGGCTTTCCCCGGCAGGACCGGCTCATCGCGGAGCTGCGGGCCGACCTGCCGGGTGCCTGGTTCGTGGGGTGCGGCGCGGCCATCGCGTTCGCCGCCGGGTCGGTGCGCCGGGCTCCGGGCTGGATGGGCGACCACGGGCTCGAATGGCTGTATCGCCTGATCAGCGAGCCCAAGCGGCTCGCCCGCCGCTATCTGGTCGACGACCTCCCCTTCGCCTGCCGCATCCTGTCCGGCGCCCTGCTGCGCAGGGTCTTCCGGGCGCGGGTCCTGCGGCGCGTACGTAGGAAGGGC
- a CDS encoding glycosyltransferase family 2 protein produces MRPSVGVVIPTRGDRPGPLRAALTGVLAQEYDGRVEVVIVADGVPASLVARQVSGVSGPGPGAGADAVAGSGAGAAGGSTGGSTGAADAGGVARTVRVLGNRRAAGLPGARNTGIAELGTDLVAFCDDDDLWLPGKLAAQVAALTEEPDAGFASCAVEVEYGDRRVPRLAGTGRVTHRHLTRSRMMMVHSSTFLFRRGWAWVDESAPAGQNEDWDLALRAAWRHPIVHVDRPLVRVRWGSSHYVGRWDDRIAGLEWMLARHPGLTAEPRGAARVYGQLAFCHAALGRRREAARWSLRALSARPAEPRAAVALAVAGGLVSPRTVLHALHRRGHGI; encoded by the coding sequence ATGAGGCCGTCCGTCGGCGTCGTCATCCCGACAAGGGGAGACCGGCCCGGCCCGCTGCGGGCCGCGCTGACCGGCGTGCTCGCCCAGGAGTACGACGGCCGGGTCGAGGTGGTGATCGTGGCCGACGGCGTCCCCGCCTCACTGGTCGCCCGGCAGGTGTCCGGCGTCTCCGGTCCCGGTCCCGGTGCCGGTGCCGATGCCGTCGCCGGTTCCGGGGCCGGTGCTGCGGGCGGCTCTACGGGCGGCTCTACGGGCGCTGCGGATGCGGGCGGTGTGGCCAGGACCGTCCGGGTGCTGGGCAACCGGCGCGCCGCCGGCCTGCCGGGAGCGCGCAACACCGGGATCGCGGAGCTCGGCACGGATCTCGTCGCCTTCTGCGACGACGACGACCTCTGGCTGCCCGGCAAGCTGGCCGCCCAGGTCGCCGCGCTGACGGAGGAGCCCGACGCCGGCTTCGCGAGCTGCGCCGTCGAGGTCGAGTATGGCGACCGCCGGGTGCCGCGGCTGGCCGGCACCGGCCGGGTCACTCACCGGCACCTCACCCGCTCGCGCATGATGATGGTGCACTCCTCGACGTTCCTGTTCCGCCGGGGCTGGGCGTGGGTGGACGAGAGCGCGCCGGCCGGTCAGAACGAGGACTGGGATCTCGCGCTGCGGGCCGCCTGGCGGCATCCGATCGTCCACGTCGACCGGCCCCTCGTGCGGGTGCGCTGGGGGTCCTCGCACTACGTGGGCCGCTGGGACGACCGGATCGCGGGGCTGGAGTGGATGCTCGCCCGGCATCCCGGGCTTACGGCGGAGCCCCGGGGTGCGGCCCGCGTCTACGGGCAGCTCGCCTTCTGCCACGCGGCCCTCGGCCGGCGGCGCGAGGCCGCCCGCTGGTCGCTGCGCGCCCTCTCCGCCCGTCCTGCCGAGCCGAGGGCGGCGGTGGCGCTTGCGGTCGCCGGGGGGCTGGTCAGCCCGCGCACCGTGCTCCACGCCCTCCACCGTCGCGGCCACGGCATCTGA